A genomic region of Rhodococcus pyridinivorans contains the following coding sequences:
- the atzF gene encoding allophanate hydrolase has translation MYTAAAPVSPVRVSATDRVRAALGRIDEVDRPEVWITLRSADDLLADAAEVDARVAAGESLPFAGLVVAVKDNVDVAGIPTTAACPEFAYVPEETASGVERLVAAGAVVLGKTNLDQFATGLVGTRSPYGAVRCAWDPEKVSGGSSSGSAAAVALGIADIGLGTDTAGSGRVPAALHGIVGIKATLGVIPAHGVVPACVDYDCLTVFATSLDLAATAVRIMAGPEPRDPRSRTWPADVRLAAPNTLRVAVPRAEDLEALCEEYRDAFARTVTAARESGIEIAEVVISPLLDAALLLYDGAVVAQRYAAVGEFLSTTPEGADPTVAAIVAGAKKPAAYELVEDLDTLIHVKAFARELLAGFDGLLLPTTTEHPTIAAVQADPIAINRRMGTYTNFCNLLDMTAVAVPGAPTPAGEPFGVMVVVPAFGDQVAVDVAAALNGVDAPRVVESGVELAVFGAHLRGQPLHFQLEELGARFVEEVHTSDAYRLAALNTTPPKPGLVRHAPGEGAAIVGELFRLSEAGLGRFLAALPAPMTLTSVELADGRWVVGFGCTQDAAADAVDITEFGGWKAYRAS, from the coding sequence ATGTATACAGCTGCGGCGCCCGTCTCCCCGGTGAGGGTGTCCGCCACCGATCGCGTTCGTGCCGCACTGGGCCGCATCGACGAGGTGGATCGACCCGAGGTGTGGATCACGCTGCGCAGCGCCGACGATCTTCTCGCCGACGCCGCCGAAGTGGACGCACGGGTCGCCGCCGGTGAGTCCCTTCCCTTCGCCGGTCTGGTCGTGGCGGTCAAGGACAACGTGGACGTCGCGGGAATCCCGACCACTGCGGCATGTCCCGAGTTCGCGTACGTCCCGGAGGAAACCGCTTCGGGTGTCGAGCGTCTGGTCGCCGCCGGCGCCGTCGTGCTGGGTAAGACCAACCTCGACCAGTTCGCCACCGGTCTCGTCGGCACCCGCAGCCCGTACGGGGCGGTGCGGTGCGCGTGGGATCCCGAGAAGGTATCGGGCGGTTCGAGTTCCGGTTCGGCGGCCGCGGTGGCGCTCGGCATCGCCGACATCGGGCTGGGCACCGACACGGCCGGTTCGGGACGGGTACCCGCCGCGCTGCACGGAATCGTCGGTATCAAGGCCACTCTCGGCGTCATCCCGGCGCACGGCGTGGTCCCGGCCTGCGTCGACTACGACTGCCTCACGGTCTTCGCGACGTCGCTCGACCTGGCGGCGACCGCGGTCCGGATCATGGCCGGACCCGAACCCCGCGACCCGCGCAGCAGGACCTGGCCCGCGGATGTACGACTCGCCGCGCCGAACACTCTGCGCGTCGCGGTGCCGCGCGCCGAGGATCTCGAAGCGTTGTGTGAGGAGTACCGCGACGCCTTCGCCCGCACAGTGACCGCGGCACGCGAATCCGGCATCGAGATCGCGGAGGTGGTCATCTCACCGCTGCTCGATGCTGCCCTGCTTCTCTACGACGGTGCCGTGGTGGCCCAGCGCTACGCGGCCGTCGGCGAGTTCCTGTCGACGACACCGGAGGGTGCCGATCCCACGGTCGCCGCGATCGTCGCCGGCGCGAAGAAGCCTGCCGCCTACGAACTCGTCGAGGATCTCGACACCCTCATCCACGTGAAGGCGTTCGCGCGTGAACTGCTCGCCGGGTTCGACGGGTTGCTGCTCCCGACGACGACGGAACACCCGACGATCGCCGCGGTGCAGGCCGATCCGATCGCCATCAATCGTCGGATGGGCACCTACACCAACTTCTGCAACCTGCTGGACATGACGGCGGTGGCGGTGCCCGGTGCGCCGACACCGGCCGGTGAGCCGTTCGGGGTCATGGTCGTGGTCCCGGCCTTCGGCGACCAGGTGGCCGTGGACGTCGCGGCCGCGCTGAACGGTGTGGATGCACCGCGCGTCGTCGAATCCGGCGTCGAACTCGCGGTCTTCGGAGCACACCTGCGCGGTCAGCCGCTGCACTTCCAGCTCGAGGAACTCGGGGCGCGCTTCGTCGAGGAGGTGCACACCTCCGACGCGTACCGTCTCGCCGCACTGAACACGACGCCGCCGAAGCCGGGACTGGTGCGTCACGCACCGGGCGAGGGCGCCGCGATCGTCGGTGAACTGTTCCGGTTGTCGGAGGCCGGACTGGGCCGGTTCCTCGCTGCGCTGCCCGCCCCGATGACGTTGACGAGCGTCGAACTGGCGGACGGGCGGTGGGTCGTCGGTTTCGGGTGCACCCAGGACGCAGCCGCCGACGCGGTGGACATCACCGAGTTCGGCGGCTGGAAGGCCTACCGGGCGTCCTGA
- a CDS encoding type IV toxin-antitoxin system AbiEi family antitoxin domain-containing protein, with translation MRPTPFLRTTALASGMTDSEIRRAVRAGELERLEPGVYLHRDDSLDELDRYRVRVRSVGAVLAPGTVISHESAAVLHGLALWKPDLTRVHVTRGRSGGGRRNANRHLHVAPLRPHDLSEVAGIACTSLARTVVDLACTLDFDEAVIAGDCAAARDAEFGSALLCCLDESGPRRGIAAARRVAAFLDGRSESPGESLSRIRMHQAGMPAPTLQKEIRTPDGQFVARVDFLWEDEGVVGEFDGMGKYDEGGVEALRNEKRRKGALRDLGFEVVRWTWPELSRFDVVLARFDRAVARAWR, from the coding sequence ATGCGACCGACACCTTTCCTGCGGACCACCGCTCTCGCTTCCGGGATGACCGACTCCGAGATCCGTCGTGCGGTACGCGCCGGTGAACTCGAGCGACTCGAACCCGGCGTCTACCTCCACCGCGACGACTCCCTCGACGAACTCGATCGCTATCGCGTGCGCGTGCGATCCGTCGGGGCAGTGCTCGCGCCCGGCACGGTGATCAGCCACGAGTCCGCCGCCGTCCTGCACGGGCTCGCCCTGTGGAAGCCGGATCTCACGCGGGTCCACGTCACCCGCGGCAGATCGGGTGGTGGTCGGAGGAACGCGAACCGTCACCTGCACGTCGCCCCTCTGCGTCCTCACGACCTGTCGGAGGTCGCGGGCATAGCGTGCACCTCGCTCGCCCGGACCGTCGTGGATCTCGCCTGCACACTCGACTTCGACGAAGCCGTGATCGCGGGTGATTGTGCTGCGGCTCGTGATGCCGAGTTCGGCTCCGCGTTGCTCTGTTGTCTCGACGAGTCCGGGCCGCGTAGGGGTATCGCCGCGGCGCGACGCGTGGCTGCATTTCTCGACGGTCGCAGCGAGAGTCCGGGAGAATCGCTGAGTCGCATCCGGATGCATCAGGCCGGCATGCCCGCACCGACGCTCCAGAAGGAGATACGAACACCCGACGGGCAGTTCGTCGCCCGGGTCGACTTCCTCTGGGAGGACGAAGGAGTCGTCGGTGAGTTCGACGGGATGGGCAAGTACGACGAGGGAGGCGTCGAGGCCCTACGGAACGAGAAGCGACGGAAGGGCGCCCTGCGCGACCTCGGCTTCGAAGTGGTCAGGTGGACGTGGCCCGAACTGTCCCGGTTCGACGTCGTCCTCGCTCGCTTCGACCGTGCCGTCGCCCGTGCGTGGCGGTAA
- the urtD gene encoding urea ABC transporter ATP-binding protein UrtD encodes MSKPVYGGNAGMSSDYLEIRDLRVTFDGFTAVDGVDLTLLQGDLRFLIGPNGAGKTTLVDAVTGLVPATGSITKSGVELLGKKTHKIARLGVGRTFQTASVFEELSVLQNLDIAAGASRSPWQLLRRRNNVLPEIEETLETIGLTAHRDTPAGILAHGQKQWLEIGMLLVQNADVLLLDEPVAGMSGDEREETGQLLRRIGAQRTVVVVEHDMDFMRAFATSVTVLARGKVIADGTVDQVQNDPQVQQVYLGTATTAQEA; translated from the coding sequence ATGAGCAAACCCGTCTACGGCGGCAACGCCGGAATGAGCAGCGACTACCTCGAGATCCGCGACCTGCGTGTCACCTTCGACGGCTTCACCGCCGTCGACGGCGTCGACCTCACCCTCCTCCAAGGCGACCTGCGGTTCCTCATCGGCCCCAACGGCGCCGGCAAGACCACCCTCGTCGACGCCGTCACCGGCCTGGTTCCGGCGACCGGCTCGATCACCAAATCCGGCGTCGAACTGCTCGGCAAGAAGACCCACAAGATCGCGCGCCTCGGTGTCGGCCGCACCTTCCAGACCGCCTCGGTCTTCGAGGAACTGTCCGTTCTGCAGAACCTCGACATCGCCGCCGGCGCGAGCCGCTCCCCGTGGCAGTTGCTGCGCCGCCGCAACAACGTTCTGCCCGAGATCGAGGAAACACTCGAGACGATCGGCCTGACCGCCCACCGCGACACCCCCGCGGGCATCCTCGCCCACGGGCAGAAGCAGTGGCTCGAGATCGGCATGCTGCTCGTGCAGAACGCCGACGTGCTGCTCCTCGACGAACCCGTCGCCGGAATGAGCGGCGACGAACGCGAGGAGACCGGGCAGCTGCTGCGCCGCATCGGCGCGCAGCGCACGGTGGTCGTCGTCGAGCACGACATGGACTTCATGCGCGCCTTCGCCACCTCCGTCACCGTCCTCGCCCGCGGCAAGGTCATCGCCGACGGCACCGTCGACCAGGTCCAGAACGACCCGCAGGTCCAGCAGGTCTACCTCGGGACCGCCACCACTGCTCAGGAGGCATGA
- the urtE gene encoding urea ABC transporter ATP-binding subunit UrtE: MLELVDVRAGYGRTEILHGISLTVPTGKTVAVMGHNGAGKTTLLRAAVGLLPVTKGKILFDGDDITSLRPSARVTRGLAYVPQGQQSFGQLTCRENLQVVADTRRNGRQLITDMLDLFPALVPLLDRRAGLLSGGQRQQLAIARALITEPRMLILDEPTEGIQPSVVTEIENTIVELGRSGDLGVLLVEQHIGFALDNALHYYVLESGRITSTGDGGVDAASTVRAAMAI, from the coding sequence ATGCTCGAACTCGTCGACGTTCGCGCCGGTTACGGTCGAACCGAGATCCTGCACGGCATCTCCCTCACCGTCCCGACCGGGAAGACAGTTGCGGTCATGGGGCACAACGGTGCCGGCAAGACCACACTGCTGCGCGCCGCCGTCGGTCTGCTGCCCGTCACCAAGGGAAAGATCCTCTTCGACGGTGACGACATCACCTCGCTGCGACCATCTGCCCGCGTCACCCGCGGCCTGGCCTACGTCCCGCAGGGGCAACAGTCCTTCGGTCAGCTCACCTGCCGGGAAAACCTGCAGGTCGTCGCCGACACGCGCCGCAACGGCCGTCAGTTGATCACCGACATGCTCGACCTGTTCCCCGCCCTCGTCCCGCTACTCGACCGCCGCGCCGGCCTGCTCTCCGGCGGTCAGCGCCAGCAACTCGCCATCGCCCGCGCGCTGATCACCGAGCCGCGCATGCTCATCCTCGACGAGCCCACCGAAGGCATCCAGCCATCGGTGGTCACCGAGATCGAGAACACCATCGTCGAACTCGGCCGCAGCGGCGACCTCGGGGTGCTGCTCGTCGAACAGCACATCGGTTTCGCCCTCGACAACGCCCTGCACTACTACGTCCTCGAATCCGGGCGCATCACCTCGACGGGTGACGGTGGTGTCGACGCCGCCTCCACCGTCCGTGCGGCGATGGCGATCTGA
- the urtA gene encoding urea ABC transporter substrate-binding protein, with protein sequence MSVVRSRLATRAIAAPAALVAVGLVLSACGSRAGDEGSTAASGAASCVDTSGDTVKVGSLNSLSGTMAISEVTVRDSIALAVEEINADGGVLGKQIEIVSEDGASEPAVFAEKAEKLIGSDCVAAVFGGWTSSSRKAMLPVFEDRNALLYYPVQYEGLESSSNIFYTGATTNQQIVPALDYLKEQGVKSLYLVGSDYVFPQTANRIIKAYAEANGIEIKGEDYTPLGSTDFSTIVNKVRTADADAVFNTLNGDSNVAFFREYTNAGLNAKDMPVVSVSIAEEEVGGIGAQNIEGQLTAWNYYQTVDSPENTSFVEAYKAKYGANKPTSDPMEAAYTSVYLWKNTVEKAESFEVDDVVEAADGVTFDAPEGTVTIDGDNHHITKTARIGEIRGDGLIYTVWESDGAIEPDPYLESYDWASGLSGN encoded by the coding sequence ATGTCTGTTGTCAGGTCCAGGCTCGCCACCCGCGCCATCGCGGCCCCCGCAGCACTCGTCGCAGTCGGACTCGTACTGTCCGCCTGCGGAAGCCGCGCAGGTGACGAGGGCAGCACGGCCGCCTCCGGTGCTGCGTCGTGCGTCGACACCTCGGGCGACACCGTCAAGGTCGGCTCGCTCAACTCCCTGTCGGGCACGATGGCGATCTCCGAGGTCACCGTCCGCGACTCGATCGCGCTGGCCGTCGAGGAGATCAACGCCGACGGCGGTGTGCTCGGCAAGCAGATCGAGATCGTCTCCGAGGACGGCGCATCCGAGCCGGCGGTGTTCGCGGAGAAGGCCGAAAAGCTCATCGGATCCGACTGCGTCGCAGCGGTGTTCGGTGGCTGGACATCGTCGAGTCGCAAGGCGATGCTGCCGGTCTTCGAGGACCGCAACGCGCTGCTGTACTACCCCGTCCAGTACGAGGGCCTCGAGTCGTCGTCGAACATCTTCTACACCGGCGCGACCACCAACCAGCAGATCGTGCCGGCCCTGGACTACCTGAAGGAGCAGGGCGTGAAGTCGCTCTACCTCGTCGGTAGCGACTACGTCTTCCCGCAGACCGCCAACCGCATCATCAAGGCGTACGCCGAGGCCAACGGCATCGAGATCAAGGGTGAGGACTACACCCCGCTCGGCTCCACCGACTTCTCCACCATCGTCAACAAGGTGCGCACCGCCGACGCCGACGCGGTGTTCAACACACTCAACGGCGACTCCAACGTCGCGTTCTTCCGCGAGTACACCAACGCCGGCCTCAACGCGAAGGACATGCCGGTCGTGTCGGTGTCCATCGCCGAGGAGGAGGTGGGCGGCATCGGCGCGCAGAACATCGAGGGCCAGCTCACCGCGTGGAACTACTACCAGACCGTCGACTCCCCCGAGAACACCTCGTTCGTCGAGGCGTACAAGGCGAAGTACGGCGCGAACAAGCCGACCTCCGATCCCATGGAGGCCGCCTACACCTCGGTCTACCTGTGGAAGAACACCGTCGAGAAGGCCGAGTCCTTCGAGGTCGACGACGTCGTCGAAGCCGCCGACGGCGTGACCTTCGACGCCCCCGAGGGCACCGTCACGATCGATGGCGACAACCACCACATCACCAAGACCGCTCGCATCGGTGAGATCCGCGGCGACGGCCTGATCTACACCGTCTGGGAGTCCGACGGCGCCATCGAGCCCGACCCGTACCTCGAGTCCTACGACTGGGCGTCGGGCCTGTCCGGTAACTGA
- the urtB gene encoding urea ABC transporter permease subunit UrtB → MDVLVGQLFTGLSIGSILLLAALGLSLTFGQMGVINMAHGEFIMAGSYTAFVVQQVISSAGMSLFVSLLVGFLVGGVMGVILEVTLIRRMYHRPLDTLLVTFGVGLLLQQAARDIFGAPAVNVVAPSWLSGGVEIFGAVVPKTRLFILALAVVCVVALIASMKYTPMGRRIRAVVQNRDLAETVGISSRRTDITTFFLGSGLAGLAGVALTLIGSTSPTIGQSYLIDAFLVVVIGGLGRIEGAVLAAVALGLLNSFIEYSTTASIAKVIVFVLIVIFLQVRPQGLFAVKTRSLV, encoded by the coding sequence ATGGATGTCCTTGTAGGACAGCTCTTCACAGGATTGAGTATCGGATCGATCCTGTTGCTGGCAGCACTGGGGCTGTCGCTGACGTTCGGCCAGATGGGCGTGATCAACATGGCCCACGGCGAATTCATCATGGCCGGCAGCTACACCGCCTTCGTCGTGCAGCAGGTGATCTCCTCGGCCGGGATGTCCCTGTTCGTCTCCCTGCTCGTCGGCTTCCTGGTGGGCGGCGTGATGGGTGTGATCCTCGAGGTCACCCTCATCCGCCGCATGTACCACCGCCCGCTCGACACCCTGCTGGTGACCTTCGGTGTGGGCCTGCTGCTGCAGCAGGCCGCCCGCGACATCTTCGGCGCCCCCGCCGTCAACGTCGTCGCACCGTCCTGGCTCTCCGGTGGTGTGGAGATCTTCGGGGCGGTGGTCCCGAAGACCCGCCTGTTCATCCTCGCCCTCGCCGTGGTCTGCGTGGTCGCCCTGATCGCGTCGATGAAGTACACCCCGATGGGACGACGGATCCGGGCCGTGGTGCAGAACCGCGATCTCGCCGAGACGGTGGGCATCTCGTCGCGCCGCACCGACATCACGACCTTCTTCCTCGGCTCGGGCCTGGCCGGCCTCGCCGGTGTGGCCCTGACACTCATCGGCTCGACCAGCCCGACCATCGGCCAGTCGTACCTCATCGACGCCTTCCTCGTGGTCGTCATCGGCGGTCTCGGCCGCATCGAGGGCGCCGTGCTCGCGGCCGTCGCACTGGGCCTGCTCAATTCGTTCATCGAGTACTCCACGACCGCGTCGATCGCGAAGGTCATCGTGTTCGTGCTCATCGTGATCTTCCTGCAGGTCCGTCCGCAGGGCCTGTTCGCCGTCAAGACGAGGAGCCTGGTCTGA
- a CDS encoding fatty acid desaturase family protein — translation MTRSIDRTDTGTREPQSPLAHLSDDDLEQIAKEFDAIHDEVYSSLGDKDRQYIKNVIATQRQLVVAGRLLLFASSYKPAWVAGTACLGVAKILENMEIGHNVMHGQWDWMNDPDIHSSVWDWDTASTAEAWKHSHNYIHHTFTNIRGLDKDLGYEIMRIDPHQKWHPVYLAQPLYNALLTVLFEWGVALHDLDLEALWAGEKSTGQVIEELKGIFGKARAQFVKDYVGWPLVSAALFGLAQVALQGRLPQPKTSRLGRRLRSMSKGPMGKGRSGKFRTAAHLADRYLPGVEKTFLATVLADITANIIRNVWAHAIIFCGHFPDQTYTFSKKEVENESRGGWYVRQLVGAANIEGTPLFHILSGNLGYQVEHHLFPDMPSTRYAEVAPKVKDICERYELPYNSGRLGKQWFMVHRTIARLAFPGGKPRPKPGPYRRSQDPTGGPVPSEAARFRDRLPADHPDAGPEHAGGGVKVDPPPR, via the coding sequence GTGACGAGAAGCATCGACAGGACCGACACCGGGACACGGGAACCACAGAGTCCGCTCGCGCATCTGAGCGACGACGATCTCGAGCAGATCGCCAAGGAGTTCGACGCCATCCACGACGAGGTGTACTCGAGTCTCGGCGACAAGGACCGGCAGTACATCAAGAACGTCATCGCCACGCAACGGCAGTTGGTCGTCGCGGGGCGGTTACTGCTCTTCGCGTCGTCGTACAAGCCCGCCTGGGTGGCCGGGACAGCCTGTCTCGGAGTGGCGAAGATCCTCGAGAACATGGAGATCGGCCACAACGTCATGCACGGCCAGTGGGACTGGATGAACGATCCGGACATCCACTCGTCGGTGTGGGACTGGGACACCGCCTCCACCGCGGAGGCGTGGAAGCACTCGCACAACTACATCCACCACACGTTCACGAACATCCGCGGCCTCGACAAGGATCTCGGCTACGAGATCATGCGGATCGACCCGCACCAGAAGTGGCACCCCGTCTACCTGGCGCAACCTCTCTACAACGCGCTGCTCACCGTGCTCTTCGAATGGGGTGTGGCGCTGCACGACCTCGACCTCGAGGCGTTGTGGGCCGGCGAGAAGTCGACCGGTCAGGTAATCGAGGAGCTGAAGGGCATCTTCGGCAAGGCCCGCGCGCAGTTCGTCAAGGACTACGTCGGCTGGCCGCTGGTGAGCGCCGCGCTGTTCGGTCTCGCGCAGGTCGCGCTGCAGGGCCGGTTGCCCCAGCCGAAGACCTCGCGTCTGGGCCGGCGACTGCGGTCGATGAGCAAGGGACCGATGGGCAAGGGCCGGTCCGGAAAGTTTCGTACCGCAGCCCATCTCGCCGACCGGTATCTACCCGGTGTCGAGAAGACCTTCCTCGCGACGGTTCTCGCCGACATCACGGCCAACATCATTCGCAACGTGTGGGCGCACGCGATCATCTTCTGCGGGCACTTCCCGGACCAGACCTATACCTTCTCGAAGAAGGAGGTCGAGAACGAGTCGCGTGGAGGGTGGTACGTGCGGCAGCTCGTCGGCGCCGCGAACATCGAAGGCACCCCGCTGTTCCACATCCTCAGCGGCAATCTCGGCTACCAGGTGGAGCATCACCTGTTCCCCGACATGCCGAGCACCCGTTACGCGGAGGTCGCGCCGAAGGTCAAGGACATCTGCGAGCGTTACGAACTGCCCTACAACTCGGGGCGATTGGGCAAGCAGTGGTTCATGGTGCACCGCACCATCGCCCGGCTCGCCTTCCCGGGCGGCAAGCCCCGTCCGAAGCCCGGACCGTATCGTCGTTCGCAGGATCCCACCGGCGGTCCCGTTCCCAGCGAGGCCGCACGGTTCCGCGACCGTCTGCCGGCCGACCATCCCGACGCCGGACCGGAACACGCCGGTGGCGGTGTGAAGGTCGATCCGCCGCCCCGCTGA
- a CDS encoding carboxymuconolactone decarboxylase family protein, with protein MTPRIPPGRFKELGPINWVTWKALSAAGGTSDAHLFSTLGRTGRLFRGWLHYAGMLMPFGRLGRFESEMVILRVAHLRECGYEFDHHTRLGRRAGITDEVRERIVAGPDAPGWQARHCALLAAVDELVATKNLSDETWASLAQFYDDRRLIEFCLLVTQYDALATTIGVLRIERDF; from the coding sequence ATGACACCCCGCATCCCGCCCGGACGTTTCAAGGAACTCGGCCCGATCAACTGGGTGACATGGAAGGCCCTGTCCGCCGCCGGCGGCACCTCGGACGCCCACCTGTTCAGCACCCTCGGCCGCACCGGACGGCTGTTCCGCGGGTGGTTGCACTACGCCGGCATGCTCATGCCGTTCGGCCGTCTCGGCCGGTTCGAATCGGAGATGGTCATCCTGCGCGTCGCGCATCTGCGCGAGTGCGGTTACGAATTCGACCACCACACCCGCCTGGGTCGCCGTGCCGGCATCACCGACGAGGTGCGCGAGCGTATCGTCGCCGGACCCGACGCTCCCGGCTGGCAGGCAAGGCACTGTGCTCTTCTCGCCGCCGTCGACGAACTCGTGGCGACGAAGAATCTGTCCGACGAGACGTGGGCGTCGCTCGCGCAGTTCTACGACGACCGCAGGCTCATCGAGTTCTGTCTGCTGGTCACGCAGTACGACGCCCTTGCCACAACCATCGGTGTGCTGCGGATCGAACGCGACTTCTGA
- a CDS encoding GntR family transcriptional regulator, translated as MAADTRREWVYKALRDRLMSGTPSPDERLSEERLAEQYEVSRTPVREALARLVSDGLVERRDQGLYPYRPRFDDLADLYELRTTLELRGIRRALDSDSVRHDPDVLGPELDRWYEIREDPPEPDAGFVTLDERFHMTLLAASGNRALCDALASVNAKVRPVRMFDYLTPDRIVTTVDEHIEVAELVLADKLDDAHDLLLAHIDTSRSVVVRRAEEARAFARMARAVRD; from the coding sequence ATGGCCGCCGACACACGGCGCGAGTGGGTCTACAAGGCCCTGCGCGATCGTCTGATGTCCGGGACCCCCTCCCCTGACGAACGACTCAGTGAAGAACGCCTCGCCGAACAGTACGAGGTGTCGCGCACGCCGGTACGCGAGGCCCTCGCCCGACTGGTCTCCGACGGGCTCGTCGAACGCCGCGACCAGGGGTTGTACCCCTACCGTCCGCGCTTCGACGACCTCGCGGACCTGTACGAACTGCGGACCACCCTGGAGCTGCGCGGGATTCGCCGCGCACTCGACAGCGACTCGGTGCGGCACGATCCCGACGTCCTCGGTCCCGAGCTCGACCGCTGGTATGAGATCCGCGAGGATCCGCCCGAGCCCGACGCCGGCTTCGTCACGCTCGACGAGCGCTTCCACATGACGTTGCTCGCCGCCTCCGGCAACCGTGCCCTGTGCGACGCGCTGGCCTCGGTGAACGCCAAGGTGCGCCCGGTGCGGATGTTCGACTATCTGACCCCCGACCGCATCGTCACGACCGTCGACGAGCACATCGAGGTCGCCGAGCTGGTTCTCGCCGACAAGCTCGACGACGCCCACGACCTGCTGCTCGCCCACATCGACACCTCGCGATCGGTGGTCGTGCGCCGGGCCGAGGAGGCACGCGCCTTCGCGCGGATGGCCCGGGCCGTCCGAGACTGA
- the urtC gene encoding urea ABC transporter permease subunit UrtC has protein sequence MPATFSTRTFTRPGPVRTAGGFAIAAIVLFGLAPAVLSDFRLGLLGKFLCFAIVAVGIGLAWGRGGMLTLGQGVFFGLGAYIMAMHLKISDAQLRGDTVPDFMQIAGIRELPAYWTPFASPAVTLLAILIVPALLAALLGFGVFARRVKGAYFAILSQALAAAFAILLIGQQSTGGSNGLNRFRTFFGYDLSDPVNKRMLFFIVAAILLLVVAATRQLMQSRYGELLVAVRDQEERVRFLGYDPALIKVAAYTVAAFFAGIAGAMFVPIVGIISPADVGIVPSIAFLIGVAIGGRTTLLGPVLGAVGVAWAQTTLSENFPSAWTYAQGLLFIVVVGFFAAGLAGVITLLRRRRRTTPTEPTPPTEPEPADLPEMEPVR, from the coding sequence ATGCCCGCGACCTTCTCGACCCGCACCTTCACCCGACCCGGACCCGTACGCACAGCAGGCGGATTCGCGATCGCCGCGATCGTCCTGTTCGGTCTCGCCCCCGCCGTCCTCTCCGATTTCCGGCTCGGCCTGCTCGGCAAGTTCCTGTGCTTCGCGATCGTCGCCGTCGGCATCGGCCTGGCCTGGGGCCGCGGTGGCATGCTCACCCTCGGCCAGGGTGTCTTCTTCGGCCTCGGCGCCTACATCATGGCCATGCACCTGAAGATCTCCGACGCGCAGCTCCGCGGCGACACCGTCCCGGACTTCATGCAGATCGCGGGCATCCGGGAACTACCCGCCTACTGGACCCCGTTCGCCTCCCCCGCCGTCACGCTGCTGGCGATCCTGATCGTGCCGGCCCTGCTCGCCGCCCTGCTCGGCTTCGGTGTGTTCGCCCGCCGCGTCAAGGGCGCCTACTTCGCCATCCTCTCCCAGGCACTGGCCGCCGCCTTCGCGATCCTGCTCATCGGCCAGCAGTCCACCGGAGGATCCAACGGCCTCAACCGTTTCCGCACCTTCTTCGGCTACGACCTGTCCGATCCGGTCAACAAGCGGATGCTGTTCTTCATCGTCGCCGCGATCCTGCTGCTCGTCGTCGCCGCGACCCGCCAGCTCATGCAGTCCCGCTACGGCGAACTGCTCGTCGCGGTCCGCGACCAGGAGGAGCGGGTCCGCTTCCTGGGCTACGACCCCGCCCTGATCAAGGTGGCCGCCTACACCGTCGCGGCCTTCTTCGCCGGCATCGCCGGGGCGATGTTCGTGCCCATCGTCGGCATCATCTCCCCCGCCGACGTCGGCATCGTCCCGTCGATTGCGTTCCTCATCGGTGTCGCCATCGGCGGACGCACCACCCTGCTCGGCCCGGTCCTCGGCGCGGTGGGCGTGGCGTGGGCACAGACCACCCTGTCGGAGAACTTCCCGTCGGCCTGGACCTACGCGCAGGGCCTGCTGTTCATCGTCGTCGTCGGCTTCTTCGCCGCCGGCCTCGCCGGAGTCATCACCCTGCTCCGCCGGCGCCGCCGCACCACCCCGACCGAACCCACACCCCCGACCGAACCCGAGCCCGCCGACCTTCCCGAGATGGAGCCCGTGCGATGA
- a CDS encoding PPOX class F420-dependent oxidoreductase gives MARTPDSIGAKALEFLSEYHLATLTTLRKDGSPHVVAVGFTWDGEAGLARVITFEGSQKTLNVERGGYAVVSQVDGGRWLTLEGPARVTREPADVREGERRYAARYREPRPNPRRVVIEIAVERVMGSVLDPI, from the coding sequence ATGGCACGCACCCCCGACTCGATAGGCGCGAAGGCACTCGAGTTCCTGTCCGAGTACCACCTCGCGACGCTCACGACCCTCCGCAAGGACGGCTCGCCGCACGTCGTCGCCGTCGGGTTCACGTGGGACGGCGAGGCCGGCCTCGCCCGCGTCATCACCTTCGAGGGCTCCCAGAAGACCCTCAACGTCGAGCGCGGGGGTTACGCGGTGGTGAGCCAGGTCGACGGCGGTCGCTGGCTCACCCTCGAGGGCCCGGCCCGCGTTACGCGCGAGCCGGCCGACGTCCGCGAGGGCGAGCGTCGCTACGCCGCCCGCTACCGCGAACCCCGCCCCAACCCCCGCCGCGTCGTCATCGAGATCGCAGTCGAGCGCGTGATGGGCTCGGTCCTCGACCCCATCTGA